The genomic DNA TCACCTCGATCTTCTGGAGGATGTCCGGCGGGACCCGGTAGAGGAGGGTTCCCCGAAGGTCGGTCAGGACGTGCGTGGTGGAGCCCGTGGCCAGGACCTTGCCTTGAACAGGTGAGACGATCTGATAATGGAAGATCAATTTGGCCACCTCCGTCCTCTCCATGGTGGTCTGGATGAGGATCGATTCTCCGAACGAGGCGGGGAATTTGAACTTGCAAACGAGCTCCACCACCGGCGCCAGGAGGTTTCTCTCCTTGAGCTGGAGGGGGCCCAACTCGAACCTTCCGGTCAGGTCGTTTCGCCCCACCTCGAACCAGCCCACATAATGCCCATGCCACACAACGCCGTAGACATCGACTTCGTAAAACCGGACCTGAAGAGGGGTCTCGTGATACCTCATTTCCTTGCGCCCTCTTTCGCCCAATCTCCGGCCGAGACCGCCTCCACCCCTCGGTCGATCCACCGGATCAATTTGGTCAGGGTGGCCTCCTGTCCCACCTCGACAAACCGGGTCACGCCCTCTTCGATCATCCTCCTGACACACCTCTCCCAATGGACGGGCCTTGCGATCTCCTCGGCGAGAAAGTCCTTGATCTCTCCTCTCTTCAGGGGTTCCACGGTGAAATGGTTCAAGACAGGGATCTTCGGGGCCTGAATCTCGACCTCCCTGAGCAAACGATGAATCTCCTCCCTTAAGGAGGAGAGCGGTGGGGCATGGAGTCCGATGGTGAAGGTCAATCGGCTGGCCGAAAGGGCGTTCCTCGATAGGGCGAGGCCAATGGCCTTCTCAACCCCTTCCTCCTTTCCGGAGAGGACGAAGTGTTTCGATCCGTTATAATTGGCGATCCAGAGATCCCATCCGTTGAGATCCCGGTGGAGCTGTTCTACCTCTTCGAGGGTGAGCCCAACGATGCTCGCCATTGCCCCCCTTTGAGAGAGGGCCTCCCTTTCGAGGATCCTTCCGATCGATTCGGTGATCCATAATCCCTCCTCGAAGGAGATGGCCTGCGAGGCGGCCAGGGCGGCGTAGATGCCCATGCTGTGCTCGGCGAGGAGATCCGGCACCCAGCCCTGGGAGCGGAGGCGCTCGTAATGGATCATCGAGAGCAGGTAGGTGGCCACCTGTAATTTGAGGTTTATCCCCGCCTCCTCGCCCTTGAAGGAGAAGTCGAGGAGGTCGAAGGAGGTAAACCCGGAGGCCCTCTTCAGCAACCTTTCGAAAGAGGGATCTCTTCGGAGGGGATGCCCTTCCCCGAACCAGGGCCTTTCCTGAAGTTGGCCGGGGAAACAGAAGGCCGTCTTTCCCATCAAGCCATTCCTTTTTGCTCCACGACGTATTGGGCCAGGGTCCGTACGGATTGGAACACCTTTCGCCCCACCTCGGCATCCGGGATGACCACCCCGAATTCCTTCTCCAGGCCCAGGACGAGTTCGAGGGCATCGATCGAATCGAGGCCGAGCCCCTCCCCGAACAGGGGGGCATCCGGGTCGATCATCTCGGGCGTCAGATCCGAAAGTTTTAATCTCGTGATGATGAGGTCCTTCAATCTTTCGATCAGTTCGTTCCCTACTTCAACCATCGATTTTTTCTCCCGTCGGGGATGAAGATGGTCTTTCTGGCCAATAAGAAAAAAAATTATACCACTGATCCGGGTATTTTTCGATATAGGCTTCGAATTTTTTGATGAGGGTCTCCATCCCTCTTCGAATCCCCTCCTCCCGATCTCCCCGTGAGCCGGGTTCGAAAGTGATGGGCGATTCGATCACTCCCCGATATTTTCGATTCTTTTCCAGCACGACGAAGACGGGCAGGACGGGCGCACCGGTTGCCAAGGAGAGGAGGGCGACCCCGATCGGGAAAGGGGTCTTCCTGCCGAAGAAGTCGAAGGTCATCGTCTTCGGTGTTTCCACACGGTCTCCCAACATCGCCACGATCTCGTTCCGTTTGAGGGCCTTGACCGCATCGAGGATCGCCACGGGGGATTCCACCTTCGGATCGATGTAGATGTTTTTGATCCCCGCCCTTCGCCTCATCTCCTCCCTGTAGGACTTGGTTCCATGGTCAGGCTCGTCCAAGGTGAGGACGTTGAGCTTTCCGCCCTTGAAGGAGAAGAGAAGGCCTCCCATCTCCCAGTTTCCGAGATGGGGCGTGATGCAG from Thermodesulfobacteriota bacterium includes the following:
- a CDS encoding lysophospholipid acyltransferase family protein is translated as MAIRGSQALNRFLCLFLFQFFSTLIPRPIQKYITVVIGDLFYLLMPETRRAIRKNLEVVGRGRWSKKKVEALTRKTFQNYGQYLLDYMVMHRLRPANKDRWIEAEEGDRYMIDALQRGRGAICITPHLGNWEMGGLLFSFKGGKLNVLTLDEPDHGTKSYREEMRRRAGIKNIYIDPKVESPVAILDAVKALKRNEIVAMLGDRVETPKTMTFDFFGRKTPFPIGVALLSLATGAPVLPVFVVLEKNRKYRGVIESPITFEPGSRGDREEGIRRGMETLIKKFEAYIEKYPDQWYNFFSYWPERPSSSPTGEKIDG
- a CDS encoding phosphopantetheine-binding protein; translation: MVEVGNELIERLKDLIITRLKLSDLTPEMIDPDAPLFGEGLGLDSIDALELVLGLEKEFGVVIPDAEVGRKVFQSVRTLAQYVVEQKGMA
- a CDS encoding ACP S-malonyltransferase, which translates into the protein MGKTAFCFPGQLQERPWFGEGHPLRRDPSFERLLKRASGFTSFDLLDFSFKGEEAGINLKLQVATYLLSMIHYERLRSQGWVPDLLAEHSMGIYAALAASQAISFEEGLWITESIGRILEREALSQRGAMASIVGLTLEEVEQLHRDLNGWDLWIANYNGSKHFVLSGKEEGVEKAIGLALSRNALSASRLTFTIGLHAPPLSSLREEIHRLLREVEIQAPKIPVLNHFTVEPLKRGEIKDFLAEEIARPVHWERCVRRMIEEGVTRFVEVGQEATLTKLIRWIDRGVEAVSAGDWAKEGARK
- a CDS encoding acyl-CoA thioesterase — its product is MRYHETPLQVRFYEVDVYGVVWHGHYVGWFEVGRNDLTGRFELGPLQLKERNLLAPVVELVCKFKFPASFGESILIQTTMERTEVAKLIFHYQIVSPVQGKVLATGSTTHVLTDLRGTLLYRVPPDILQKIEVMRKYLEV